A single region of the Limisphaerales bacterium genome encodes:
- a CDS encoding heavy metal-responsive transcriptional regulator codes for MRDGTFQKIGQAAKAAAVGVETVRFYEREGLLPKPKRSGAGYRLYPPDTVARLRFIKQAKQLGFTLKEINELLSLRASSRSNCGDVREHAERKRDEIDGKLRELRKLRRALDQLIEECSGEGPVSECPILGAMEVNKR; via the coding sequence ATGCGTGACGGAACCTTCCAGAAAATCGGGCAAGCGGCCAAGGCGGCGGCGGTGGGGGTGGAGACAGTGCGTTTTTATGAGCGCGAGGGGTTGCTGCCCAAACCCAAGCGCAGCGGCGCGGGGTATCGGTTGTACCCGCCGGACACAGTGGCGCGACTGCGGTTTATCAAACAGGCGAAGCAACTGGGGTTTACGTTGAAGGAAATCAATGAGCTGCTTTCGTTGCGGGCATCTTCGCGTTCGAATTGTGGCGACGTGCGCGAGCACGCGGAGCGCAAGCGCGATGAGATTGACGGCAAGTTGCGCGAGTTGAGGAAATTGCGCCGGGCCTTGGATCAATTAATTGAGGAATGCTCGGGTGAGGGGCCGGTGAGTGAGTGCCCCATCCTCGGGGCGATGGAGGTGAACAAACGATGA
- a CDS encoding MerC domain-containing protein codes for MKVELVYDLDCPNVALARRRLLEGFARAGASPHWQEWNRNASDCPPQARCFGSPAILVNGKDVEGSGELSDADCCRLYIDGAPGPEQVSLALNTAAGNGNAGGWRKGLLTLPGIGFAFLPKLACPLCWPAYTGFLSSLGLGFLAETVYLLPLTLIFLSIALGALAFRARQRRGYAPFALGFAAAAVMVFGKFQFESDPALYAGIVLLIAASLWNAWPSHTTPSEPACPDCPS; via the coding sequence ATGAAGGTGGAGTTGGTTTATGATTTGGATTGTCCGAATGTTGCCTTGGCGCGGCGGCGTTTGCTGGAAGGCTTTGCCCGGGCAGGGGCTTCGCCGCATTGGCAGGAGTGGAATCGCAATGCATCGGATTGCCCGCCGCAAGCGCGTTGTTTTGGTTCGCCTGCCATCCTCGTGAACGGCAAAGATGTGGAAGGTTCAGGGGAGTTGAGCGACGCGGATTGTTGTCGGCTTTACATCGATGGCGCGCCCGGTCCGGAACAAGTTTCACTGGCTCTCAACACGGCCGCTGGAAATGGAAATGCCGGAGGCTGGCGGAAAGGGTTGCTCACCCTGCCGGGCATCGGCTTCGCATTTCTGCCCAAACTGGCTTGTCCACTTTGTTGGCCCGCTTACACCGGCTTCCTTTCTTCGCTCGGATTGGGGTTCCTCGCCGAGACCGTTTATCTGCTTCCGCTCACGCTCATTTTTCTGTCGATCGCTTTGGGCGCGCTGGCGTTTCGCGCCCGGCAACGTCGCGGTTACGCACCCTTTGCACTCGGGTTTGCGGCGGCGGCGGTAATGGTTTTTGGGAAATTTCAATTCGAGTCGGACCCCGCCCTGTACGCCGGAATCGTCCTGTTGATTGCCGCTTCCCTTTGGAACGCGTGGCCTTCGCACACCACTCCTTCTGAGCCTGCCTGCCCGGACTGTCCTTCCTGA